CGCCGCCCGCCATGAGCTGCTTCATGCCCTGCGATTTTGCACCGGGATTGTCGTTGCCGTAGCCCTCCAAAAGATTGATAACACCCCAAATTCCCAAGCCCGCACCCAATGCGATTACAAGGGTCTGCAAAACACCTACTGCCGAATTGAAAAACGCCATAAATGACCTCTCTTTCTGCCGCTTTTGCGGCTCACATATTCTTTGATTTTGTTTTTGGGTACAAAAAAGTGATAGTCCGTAAACTATCGCAAAAGAAATACCGCCCCATAGTTGGCGGCATATCACTATGAAATTGTAGTAGGGGCGCGTACCCAATAGCCCCTTGTTTCTTTACGGATTGTATCACCTCCTGTTACTGCTCATGCAAAGCGGCTTCGTCGATTTCGTAGTAGTCAAAAACCTCGTCCGGCTTTACGATTGCAGGGCGTCGTCTTAACTGCTTTTCCATGTCAAAAGCGTTTTTGGGGTCTGCGTCGGAAAGGTATTGATAGTTCGGGTGTCGAGTTATATCGTACTTATCAGAGAAAAACGGGCGCACGCCGCGTAGCTGTAAAATGCACTTTCCACCGTCCATAACGGCGATTTCGTCTTGCGTCATAAGCTCCTTTCCCAATTTCTGATAATTCAGTCCGTGGGAAACTTCCCGCCCTCTGTTTTCGGACGTGTTGAAGCTGTCTATCGTTTCCTTTCCCAAGATTTCAGAGATTTCTTTCAAGGTGGTTTTTTCTTTGCCGCCCAAGAAAAGCGTGGTGTCGCAGTTGCCGATTATGGTATCTGCATTGTCATTGTAAATGGCTTTTAGCTGTGACTGGCTTTGCAAAATAATAGAAGCCGAGATTTCCCGGCTTCGTATGGTGGCTATGAGCTTTTCAAACTTTGGTATCTGCCCGATATTCGCAAATTCATCTAACAGGCAGCGCACATGAACGGGCAGCCGTCCGCTGTATACATCATCTGCCTTGTCGCAAAGCAGATTGAAAAGCTGTGTGTAAAGAATGGAAACAACAAAGTTAAAGGTGTCGTCGGTGTCGGAAATGATAACGAAAAGAGCGGTTTTGCGGTCGCCTATGGTGTCAAGCTCCATTTCGTCGGTTTCCATTAGCTCCCGCAGTTCCCGTATGTCAAATGGGGCTAACCTTGCGCCGCAGGAAATGAGGATTGATTTTGCAGTCTTGCCCGCCGCAAGTTTATATTTCTTGTACTGCTTCAAGGCAAAATGTTCCGGGTCTTTCTGCTCCAAACGCTCAAACATGAGGTCAACTGGATTTTGAAAATCCTCGTCGTCCTCGCGGGCTTCCGACGCATTTATCATTTCAAGCAGGGTTGTAAAGTTCTTTTCATTCTCCGGGGCTTCATACCAGATATAGCCGATTAAGGCGGTGTAATAGAGCTTTTCCGCTTTCACCCAAAAATCCTCCGTGCTTTTTTCGCCCTCGCCTTTGGTGTTGCTTATAATAGTCGTAACGAGCTTCAAAATGTCCTTTTCGCTGCGGATATAGACAAAGGGGTTGTACCGCATACTTTTCTTAAAATTGATTGTATTTATCACCTTGATACGATACGGCTCATAGACTATTTTTCCATTTCTCCTTACGGGTTGCCCGTCCTCACCGATTTTCGGGGTGCCACGGGCAAGCATTTTTCCACACTCTAATAAAACCGTTCCTTTGGGGTCAGTCACAACATAGCTGCTGTGCATTTGCATAAGGTTAGGCTTGACGAAAAAGCGGGTTTTTCCGCTGCCGCTGCCGCCGATTACAAGCACATTTTTATTTCTTGCGTACTTCGGCTGCTTCGGGCGGCTGCTCATCATCAGCCGTTCGGTCTGGGTCAGAATGACGTTGTTTTCAAATACCGGGGCAACATAAGGCTTTATATCTGCTGCGCCGCCCCAACGGGCAGAACCGTATTCTATTCCCTTGCGGTACTTTTTTGCGTTCCTGCCTTTGATGTATACGGCAAGCCGGATAATTGCCGCTCCTGCAATGCCAACAAGTAAATCCAACGGGTCAAAACTCGGCGTGGCATTTGCAAAGGCAGCGGCGAAACCGTCCCCGATTGACAAGAGCTTTGCGCTCATGTCAGCCCCCGGCGTAAGTCTGAAAGCCTGTGCCGCTTTATCAAAGAGATACACAAAGAGCAGATAGGGAATGTTGGGGATAATCAGCTTTTTCCAGTTTACATTGCTCATAGCTCAATCCCCCTGTCCTTTTTGTTCACTTTGACGCGCTGGTTGTTTTTTGCCGCCCCCTTTTCTTTCATGGCGGAAAGCAGCTTGCGGATTGAGGGCTTTTTCTCCTGCGTCAGCTTTTTTGCGGAAAATTCCTTAAAGGCTGCGGTCAGCGCGTCCGCGTCGCGCCCCTTGAAAAACACAAGGTAACGGGACGGGCTTTCGGTATTGTCCTTTTTCAAGGCAAAGTCAATCCCGTACTTTTTCGCGGTACCCTCAAAGGCTTTGATATTTCCGTCGGTGATTTCAATGTTGGAAACGCCCGCGTTCTGCTTCATAAGCTGTTTTAGGGTCTGCTTGCCGTGGGGCGTCGCCTGTTTTTCAAGCTGCTTTTTCATCTGTGAAAGCATGGATTTCATAGCTTTTTGCAGCAGCTTTGCAGATAGCTTTGTTGCCTTTATGGATATGGCAATGGTCTTTTCGTTTACTTCATCTTGCATTTACCGTCCTCCTTTCACGGTATGGCGGCGGTTTTGGGCATTTATATCCGCACCCGCAGCCCGTTCAAATCCTCGGCGCGGACACCCACAAGATACCAGTTTTCAGCCATTTCCATACGGGTCGGTTTCCATTTGCCGCCTGTGAAAATCTCGAAACATTCCCTGCAATGCAGCCCGCCGTAATAATCGGCAAGGTCAAAGCGAATGTCGTAACGGTCGGTCTGTTCGTCAAAAATCAATGCTCCCTGTTTCATAGTGGATACTCCTTTCAGATTTTGCCGCTTGCCATGTCGTGAGTGACAAGGGCGGTATAGTAGCTGTCAATGGTGGTCGGGGCGTTAAACAAAACCGCCCGTAGATACTGCTTGATGTTGCGGATTTTGGTGGTGTTCTCCCGCATACAGTCAAAGACAAATTGAATGTGGCTGCTGTTCAGCTTCAAAAACTTAGATTTCACAAGCTCGGCGGGATAATCGTCCCCGGCAATGCGGATTGTCTTTCTTGCGGTGCATATGGTTTCAAGCATGAGGTCAACAATTTCATTCAGACGGTCATTGTCGATATGGGGGTCTTGCAGGAGATAATCGTACTCGATATTGTCCTGTATAATTTCCCGGTATATCTCAATCGCGCTTTGAGTAGACGCTTCCTTTCCGCTCCTTTCCCCGTAAGGCAGGGGACTTTGGGAATGGATAGGAATGGAATCGGTACTTGATAAATCTGTATTTAATTTATCTTTTTTTGGTAAGTCAGTTCTTTGTATCTCTTTATTTAATTGCGTTGGATTTTCCAACGTAGGGTTATCCTGTGTAGGTTTTTCCAACGTTGGATTATCCAATATTGGATTTTCCAATGTAGGTAAATCCGATATAGGCGGCTGCGGCTGCTCGTAAATCACATAGTCCGCGCCCCGCAAGCGTCCTTTCTCGTCGCGTTCTCTTGACCGTATGATATATCCGATGCGTTCAAGCTCCCGCACCGCTTCGCGTATCGCGTCAATTTTTTCCCGGTTGATATGAGATAGCCCCGCAAGGGTATAGTCCCAATCCTCCGGCAGGGATAGCATTTGCGATAGCAGCCCCTTTGCTTTAAGGGTTAAATCCTTGTTTCGCAAGTGGTGGTTGCTCATAACGGTATAACCCTTGTTTCGTTCTACTCGGAAAACTGCCATTGCTTCATCAACTCCTTTGCTGTAGATTTGTCACGCAGTTAAAAGGTGATTTTGAGGGAAAAGGTATATTACCCTTGCCACGTCAGAAACGCACCTGCAAAGCCGCGTAAATCAAGGCTATTTTTGCCCCTACTGCGTAACATGAGGGCATAAAAAAACGGCGTTCCTATCTTCCCAAAAGGGAATTAGTAAACGCCGCCGTAACACTTAAAAACGCCAATTCAAGGTTTGTCCTCCTTGCAATCGGCGTTTTAGGTGTGATTATAGATATGTTTAATTGTCTTTAGATTTTTTGAAAACCCTGTATTCATGCGGTTTTCCGTGGTTGTCATTAAATACACGGTGCGGTAGGTCCGGTAGCACCGGTAACACCAGTAACACCAGCAGGTCCTGTTGGACCGATTGGACCTATAGGTCCTCTTTGCCCCATCGGTCCGATCGGACCCATTGGCCCTCTTTGCCCCATAGGCCCCATCGGTCCCATAGGTCCCATAGGTCCAGGACATCCTCTGGGGCCCGGGGGTCCGGTAGGTCCCACATTACAAGACGGATACGGGGGTCTGCACCTACATTCACTCATAGATACATCAGAATTGTTTTCGACTTTTTTTTCAAAAAATTCTTGCATTTAAATCTCCTTTCCTTATTGCTTATGCAGTTTGTTTCATCTGCTACTATAAATATATGCATAAAAAAATAAAAAGTTAAAAAGTATGGGTTAAAATGTCGAATTACATAAAAAACAGAGATATTCTAGGAGCGTTGTTTTTCTTAAATAACCGCATGCTTTACTGGGCTGAATTTCGTGATAATGCAGCCCAAGCCTCAGCGCAGACCAATATGCCTGTGGTTTGGAGCTGCACGCTCACAAAATCATCCTCACTTAAACATAAAGGTATTTGGCTTCAATGTATTAGTAATAAATTTAGTTGCATATAAATAAAAGACTTCGGACCAATGGTCCGAAGTGCGGGAAAAGCTTAAAGATTACGCAAAAGATGAGATAGGTAAACGCTTAGATGAGCAAGACTGCTCTTACTGGCGCCCCCTCTGCGCTTGGTACATTGATTGGCAGTGCGCTCAGGAAGTATTCACCTTCTTCGATGTTTTTCAAAAGGAGACCTTCGAGAATAATGATTTCTAAAGATAACAGGATTTTATGAGTTTCATGACCAGGCTGGTCCCGCTCTATACCAAGGCTATCGATTCCCACGCCGCACACCTTCTTATCGGCAAGGTACTCTGCCCCCGATTTGTCGAGATAGATAAAATTCTTACCGGGGTTTTTTACGAATGAATTTTTTGTTTTCAACAGAATAAAGTCCCCTTTCAAGATTGTTTTTCCAGAAAGGTGCTCTTTGGAAATTTTCTCATCTACCTGTACAAGATCAAATACCTTGCATTTTGTGAACACTTTTTCCAAATTAATGTTTTCTATTGTCTGGCCGTTCTCCAACATGTGAAGCGGCATATCAATATGTGTACCTGTGTGTACGTTCATCTCAAGCTTTGTCTCATGCGCCGGTCCGTTTGAAAAGTCACTGACCACTGTAATGACTGGTTTTTTTGCAGGCTCATCCTTATAGACGTTCATATCCTTTGTAATCGGCATAGATATATCAAGTATTTTCATATATTCCACCACTTTCTGCAATCGCGTGCCAGAAGCTCGAAGGACTGAATTGGTCCCATCGATCCGGCATCATAGTTGGGGAGATTGAGTTTTCTTCGTCTCCCGTATTCAGTAATCTTGTCAGCTATCATCCAAGAGGCCTCCACCTCGTCCCAACTAGAAAAGAGGGTAGAGTCTCCCTTGATTACGTCCAGAATAAGTTTCTCATAGGCTTCCGGCGTATTTCCCTGCGCACGGCTGGTGTGACTAGTATCCATTTTTGCGGACATAATCTCTTTCTCAGTGTTAAAGTCCCTTGTGTTAAATTGGAAGAATACACCAACATTCGGCTGTATCTTGATGACGAGCAGATTAGGCTCCTGTTCGGTATCATTGCTGAAATATAATATATCCGGCAAAGCTTTAAATTGGATAACGATTTCGGCCGCATGTACACCCAGACGCTTTCCGGTTCTGATATAGAAGGGGGTACCCGCCCATCTGAAATTATTGATATAAAACTTCATTGCAATGAATGTTTCCGTGTTGGACCTTTCAGAAACTTCTTCCTGATAACCGGGGACAGGATGCCCATCGATGATTCCTTTGCCATACTGACCAAAGACAATGTTGTTCTTCAGCAATTCGGGAGAAAAGCGCTCAATTGAATTAAGAACCTTCAGCTTCTCCATCTTAATTGCATCTGGTGTCAAATTAATCGGAGCTTCCATTGCAATCAGAGATACGATTTGGAGCAGATGGTTCTGGACCATGTCGCGCATGGCTCCTGACTGCTCATAATAGCCGCCCCTGGCACCAACTCCATGCTTTTCTGCGAGCGATATCTGTATATTGTCAATAAACTGATTGCTCCACAGTGACTCGAAGACCAGGTTACAGAATCTGAGAACCAGAATGTTTTGAATCATTTCTTTTCCAAGATAATGGTCAATCCTGTAGATGTCGTCTTCCCGGAACACTTCCCGGAGTTTTCCATTTAAAAGCCGGGCAGTTTTTAAGTCTTTTCCAAACGGTTTCTCAATAATAAGACGTTTCCATGAATTCTTCGTTACAGCTGCCATTTTACTCTTGTGCAGGTGCATCACGATGGTTTCAAAAAAATCAGGTGCCACCGCAAGATAAAACAACCTATTCCCGGGTATTTGATAGGTATTGTCTAATTCTCGAAGAAATATATCAAGCCCTTCATAGCCGACCGAATCCGTAAAATTCAGTTTAAAATAGTAGATAAGGCAGCTTAGATTCTTCCAAAGCATTTCGTCAATGTCATTTCTCGAATATTTTTTCAATTGTTCGAAAATCTGTTTTCGATACTGCTCGTGATCCATATCTTTTCGCCCTACAGCGACGATAGCAAAATGCTTGGGTAATCGCTGATCGTAAATCAGATTATATAATGCTGGAATCAGTTTTCTATTTGTCAAATCACCTGTTCCGCCGAAAATCACCATAAGTGCGGACATATCGCCTGTCACTTGATGTGCTGGATTTATATTCAACTTACCACACTCCGTTCTATATTTTGTCACCACTGGGTATGATATGTGCCTTCTTTATCTATCCTTTTATAAGTATGGGTACCGAAGTAGTCACGCTGCGCC
The window above is part of the Novisyntrophococcus fermenticellae genome. Proteins encoded here:
- a CDS encoding Maff2 family mobile element protein: MAFFNSAVGVLQTLVIALGAGLGIWGVINLLEGYGNDNPGAKSQGMKQLMAGGGVALIGATLVPLLSGLFG
- a CDS encoding VirD4-like conjugal transfer protein, CD1115 family, whose amino-acid sequence is MSNVNWKKLIIPNIPYLLFVYLFDKAAQAFRLTPGADMSAKLLSIGDGFAAAFANATPSFDPLDLLVGIAGAAIIRLAVYIKGRNAKKYRKGIEYGSARWGGAADIKPYVAPVFENNVILTQTERLMMSSRPKQPKYARNKNVLVIGGSGSGKTRFFVKPNLMQMHSSYVVTDPKGTVLLECGKMLARGTPKIGEDGQPVRRNGKIVYEPYRIKVINTINFKKSMRYNPFVYIRSEKDILKLVTTIISNTKGEGEKSTEDFWVKAEKLYYTALIGYIWYEAPENEKNFTTLLEMINASEAREDDEDFQNPVDLMFERLEQKDPEHFALKQYKKYKLAAGKTAKSILISCGARLAPFDIRELRELMETDEMELDTIGDRKTALFVIISDTDDTFNFVVSILYTQLFNLLCDKADDVYSGRLPVHVRCLLDEFANIGQIPKFEKLIATIRSREISASIILQSQSQLKAIYNDNADTIIGNCDTTLFLGGKEKTTLKEISEILGKETIDSFNTSENRGREVSHGLNYQKLGKELMTQDEIAVMDGGKCILQLRGVRPFFSDKYDITRHPNYQYLSDADPKNAFDMEKQLRRRPAIVKPDEVFDYYEIDEAALHEQ
- a CDS encoding PcfB family protein → MQDEVNEKTIAISIKATKLSAKLLQKAMKSMLSQMKKQLEKQATPHGKQTLKQLMKQNAGVSNIEITDGNIKAFEGTAKKYGIDFALKKDNTESPSRYLVFFKGRDADALTAAFKEFSAKKLTQEKKPSIRKLLSAMKEKGAAKNNQRVKVNKKDRGIEL
- a CDS encoding DUF5348 domain-containing protein, translating into MKQGALIFDEQTDRYDIRFDLADYYGGLHCRECFEIFTGGKWKPTRMEMAENWYLVGVRAEDLNGLRVRI
- a CDS encoding DUF6017 domain-containing protein, producing MAVFRVERNKGYTVMSNHHLRNKDLTLKAKGLLSQMLSLPEDWDYTLAGLSHINREKIDAIREAVRELERIGYIIRSRERDEKGRLRGADYVIYEQPQPPISDLPTLENPILDNPTLEKPTQDNPTLENPTQLNKEIQRTDLPKKDKLNTDLSSTDSIPIHSQSPLPYGERSGKEASTQSAIEIYREIIQDNIEYDYLLQDPHIDNDRLNEIVDLMLETICTARKTIRIAGDDYPAELVKSKFLKLNSSHIQFVFDCMRENTTKIRNIKQYLRAVLFNAPTTIDSYYTALVTHDMASGKI
- a CDS encoding cyclase family protein, coding for MKILDISMPITKDMNVYKDEPAKKPVITVVSDFSNGPAHETKLEMNVHTGTHIDMPLHMLENGQTIENINLEKVFTKCKVFDLVQVDEKISKEHLSGKTILKGDFILLKTKNSFVKNPGKNFIYLDKSGAEYLADKKVCGVGIDSLGIERDQPGHETHKILLSLEIIILEGLLLKNIEEGEYFLSALPINVPSAEGAPVRAVLLI
- the zwf gene encoding glucose-6-phosphate dehydrogenase — encoded protein: MNINPAHQVTGDMSALMVIFGGTGDLTNRKLIPALYNLIYDQRLPKHFAIVAVGRKDMDHEQYRKQIFEQLKKYSRNDIDEMLWKNLSCLIYYFKLNFTDSVGYEGLDIFLRELDNTYQIPGNRLFYLAVAPDFFETIVMHLHKSKMAAVTKNSWKRLIIEKPFGKDLKTARLLNGKLREVFREDDIYRIDHYLGKEMIQNILVLRFCNLVFESLWSNQFIDNIQISLAEKHGVGARGGYYEQSGAMRDMVQNHLLQIVSLIAMEAPINLTPDAIKMEKLKVLNSIERFSPELLKNNIVFGQYGKGIIDGHPVPGYQEEVSERSNTETFIAMKFYINNFRWAGTPFYIRTGKRLGVHAAEIVIQFKALPDILYFSNDTEQEPNLLVIKIQPNVGVFFQFNTRDFNTEKEIMSAKMDTSHTSRAQGNTPEAYEKLILDVIKGDSTLFSSWDEVEASWMIADKITEYGRRRKLNLPNYDAGSMGPIQSFELLARDCRKWWNI